A single Tenacibaculum sp. Bg11-29 DNA region contains:
- a CDS encoding TonB-dependent receptor domain-containing protein encodes MKKIKLLLIAILCTSAMWSQSQISGTIVDSDNQPLPGANIIEKGTSNGANSDFNGAFKLTVKADATLIVSFSGFETQEIIVNGKSKFKITLKEGLQLDEVVITGSRTPSRSNTTSALPIDIVSSKDLQSTGQASFDKALQYKIPSFNTVQTPVNDATSLLDPYEIRNMGPSRTLILINGKRKNLSALLYTQTSPGRGETGSDISGIPTDAIKSVQVLRDGASAQYGSDAIAGVINIILKDDYKNGSATFRSGITSEGDGEMLGVAINNGSTIGDDKGFVNYTADFSKTAISNRPGKVDADGDYADFVHTNPNSYSSYLNGSSLGGTDLTGMSEDQANALFTNSYVGTPEYNTKLSTITAANTAGKADVNEFLGRRPDAGNINGSPENAVAKFSINAGFNISDNTEMYGNAAYVYKKVNSFANYRTPYWRTVESMDYLADFFPGNNPNNPGAKKGYDGYVPTFEGELNDYNATIGFRTKKNEWNIDVSFTTGGNSQTYKVSNSHNRNVVYSPSTWIDSNNNGTVDTGEITQGSQLYRKNSKRSFDPGGTSFSHNVGNMDISRILSEKVSIAFGSEFRAELFEVIEGELGSYDGGGADSFAGNSPENSGKFSRYNLGGYASLDWDISKDFLVSGTIRAENYSDFGSTFIWKLSSRYKISDKYTLRGSVSTGFRAPTLHQIYTQKAQYSFIPGQGIQVGGLINNVSSQAELLGIPKLDAEESTNFTIGVGGKVNKHLSFTVDYYNIAVKDRIVLSTEIGKTATDAVGNSIGNTALDQVLNANNLSDLSFFVNALDTKTSGLDVVVGYKAIELGSGKLGFNLSGNYTIENERDGAVKNPKIVSDAGQSVVNDTQEALFFTSRPKTKWILGTTYDIGKFGVSLNNTYFGKTTFKQQGMDSNLRTEFTPKIVTDLGINFNVDSHWTVALNVNNLLNVLPEWSFKAENAAGSAILADPVQVKNQSNLITFNQRYSQMTYDGYHFSQLGTMFNLSVNYQF; translated from the coding sequence ATGAAAAAAATTAAACTTTTACTTATTGCAATATTATGTACTAGTGCTATGTGGTCACAATCACAAATCTCTGGTACTATTGTAGATAGCGATAATCAGCCTTTACCTGGTGCCAATATTATCGAAAAAGGCACTTCTAATGGTGCAAACTCCGATTTTAATGGGGCTTTTAAACTAACAGTTAAAGCAGATGCCACATTAATCGTTAGCTTTTCTGGTTTTGAAACTCAAGAAATAATCGTAAACGGAAAATCAAAATTTAAGATCACTTTAAAAGAAGGTTTACAGTTAGATGAAGTTGTTATTACTGGATCAAGAACCCCTTCTAGAAGTAATACAACAAGTGCTTTACCAATAGACATTGTATCTTCAAAAGATTTACAATCTACAGGACAAGCTAGTTTTGATAAAGCTTTACAATACAAAATACCATCGTTTAACACAGTACAAACACCTGTAAATGATGCAACTTCTTTACTAGATCCATACGAAATTAGAAATATGGGACCAAGTAGAACTTTAATTTTAATTAACGGTAAACGTAAAAATTTAAGTGCATTACTGTATACACAAACATCTCCTGGGCGTGGTGAAACAGGTTCTGATATTTCTGGTATACCAACAGATGCTATTAAAAGTGTACAAGTACTTAGAGACGGAGCTTCTGCTCAATATGGTTCTGATGCTATTGCTGGTGTAATTAATATTATTTTAAAGGATGATTACAAAAATGGCTCTGCAACTTTTAGATCGGGTATTACAAGTGAAGGAGATGGAGAAATGCTTGGGGTAGCCATTAATAATGGATCTACTATTGGTGATGATAAAGGTTTTGTTAATTATACTGCTGATTTTTCTAAAACAGCGATATCAAATAGGCCTGGAAAAGTAGATGCTGATGGGGATTATGCCGATTTCGTACACACAAACCCTAACAGTTATAGTAGTTATCTTAATGGTAGCTCTCTAGGAGGTACAGATTTAACAGGAATGAGTGAAGATCAAGCAAATGCTCTTTTTACAAATTCGTATGTTGGTACCCCTGAGTATAACACTAAATTATCTACTATTACAGCTGCAAATACGGCAGGTAAAGCAGATGTTAATGAATTTCTTGGAAGAAGGCCTGATGCAGGTAACATTAATGGTTCTCCCGAAAATGCTGTTGCCAAATTTTCTATAAATGCTGGTTTTAATATTAGTGATAATACCGAAATGTATGGAAACGCAGCCTATGTATATAAAAAAGTAAATTCTTTTGCTAACTATAGAACTCCATATTGGAGAACAGTAGAAAGCATGGATTATTTAGCAGATTTTTTCCCAGGTAATAACCCTAATAATCCAGGAGCAAAAAAAGGATATGATGGTTATGTTCCAACCTTTGAAGGAGAATTAAATGATTATAATGCTACTATTGGTTTTAGGACTAAAAAGAATGAGTGGAATATTGATGTAAGTTTTACAACTGGAGGTAATTCACAAACCTATAAAGTAAGTAATTCTCACAACAGAAATGTAGTATACTCTCCTTCTACATGGATTGATTCAAATAATAACGGAACAGTAGATACAGGTGAAATTACTCAAGGATCTCAATTATATAGAAAAAACAGTAAACGTTCTTTTGATCCAGGAGGAACTTCTTTTTCTCATAACGTTGGTAATATGGATATTTCAAGAATACTATCAGAAAAAGTAAGTATTGCTTTTGGTTCTGAATTTAGAGCAGAACTTTTTGAAGTAATTGAAGGAGAATTAGGTTCTTATGATGGTGGAGGAGCAGATTCTTTTGCTGGAAATAGCCCTGAAAACTCAGGAAAGTTTAGTCGTTATAATTTAGGAGGGTATGCTAGTTTAGATTGGGATATTTCAAAAGACTTCCTTGTTAGTGGAACAATAAGAGCTGAAAACTATTCTGACTTTGGTAGTACATTTATATGGAAACTAAGTTCTAGGTACAAGATTTCAGATAAATATACCTTAAGAGGGTCTGTATCTACAGGATTTAGAGCCCCAACATTACATCAAATTTATACGCAAAAAGCACAGTATAGCTTTATTCCTGGTCAAGGAATACAAGTTGGTGGTTTAATAAATAATGTATCATCTCAAGCTGAACTTTTAGGAATTCCTAAATTAGATGCTGAAGAATCTACAAACTTTACAATAGGTGTAGGTGGAAAAGTAAACAAGCACTTAAGTTTTACGGTAGATTATTATAATATCGCCGTAAAAGATAGAATTGTTTTAAGTACTGAAATAGGTAAAACGGCAACGGATGCTGTTGGAAATAGTATTGGTAATACTGCATTAGATCAAGTTTTAAATGCAAATAATTTAAGTGACCTGAGTTTCTTTGTAAATGCTTTAGATACTAAAACATCAGGTTTAGATGTTGTGGTTGGTTATAAAGCTATTGAATTAGGTTCTGGCAAATTAGGCTTTAATTTATCTGGTAATTACACTATTGAAAATGAAAGAGATGGCGCTGTTAAAAACCCGAAAATAGTTTCTGATGCTGGCCAATCTGTAGTGAATGACACACAAGAAGCTTTATTTTTCACTTCTAGACCAAAAACAAAATGGATCTTAGGAACAACTTATGATATTGGTAAATTCGGTGTATCTTTAAACAACACATACTTTGGTAAAACTACATTTAAACAACAAGGAATGGATTCTAATTTAAGAACAGAATTTACACCTAAAATTGTTACAGATTTAGGAATAAACTTTAACGTAGATAGTCACTGGACAGTTGCTTTAAACGTAAATAACTTACTTAATGTATTACCAGAGTGGTCTTTTAAAGCAGAAAATGCAGCTGGTTCAGCAATATTAGCAGATCCTGTACAAGTTAAAAACCAATCTAACTTAATTACATTCAATCAGCGTTATTCTCAAATGACATATGATGGATATCATTTTAGTCAATTAGGTACAATGTTTAATTTGTCTGTTAATTACCAATTTTAA